One segment of Phragmites australis chromosome 13, lpPhrAust1.1, whole genome shotgun sequence DNA contains the following:
- the LOC133889633 gene encoding pentatricopeptide repeat-containing protein At3g29230-like, whose amino-acid sequence MSLQLPALLPHLLKDCSRKQLDQIHGLLLTSSSLHRLPALLVRRATELGDMAHADLLFSSFRETEVPDVVLYNAMIRGCAYHGPHERALELFGEMPRRGLAPDSFTYPYVVDACARLRMWRRGEEVHCQVLKEGVDAVPAVGSSLLAFYVARGSLGDARRVFDGFHVKSVGLSNRMMSEYIKVGDVKSAQELFDAMVDKDVVSWNSMLAAYVKVSDIVAAKELFATMAVKNIVSWTTMLRALSDAGDFVGMRSLFNRMPERNLVSWNCILSSYTRHGRFRQALQLFPRMLLEGFIPDSFTVVSVLSACENLRKLRLGRWIHANLVIPALQVHAEVGTALVEMYAMCGDIARALVVFFKMDRKDVFSWNVMIRALAVHSRADDAFRLFDLMRKQDFRPNHFTFMGVLLACRYGSLVDEGRRVFDMMQRDYGIRPSLQHYGCLIDLLSHNGHVDEAVTVLQGMPCQPNSEVWRALLGGCRIHVGLGSAERPRRV is encoded by the coding sequence ATGAGCCTCCAACTCCCAGCTCTCCTCCCGCACCTCCTCAAGGACTGCTCCCGCAAGCAGCTCGACCAGATCCATGGCCTGCTCCTCACGTCCTCctccctccaccgcctccccgCCCTCCTCGTCCGCCGCGCCACCGAGCTCGGCGACATGGCCCACGCGGACCTTCTATTCTCCTCGTTCCGGGAGACCGAGGTCCCCGACGTCGTGCTCTACAATGCCATGATCCGGGGATGCGCCTACCACGGGCCCCACGAGCGCGCCCTTGAGCTGTTCGGCGAAATGCCGCGTCGGGGCCTCGCCCCCGACAGCTTCACCTACCCGTACGTCGTGGACGCGTGCGCTAGGCTGAGGATGTGGCGGCGCGGCGAGGAGGTGCACTGTCAGGTGCTGAAGGAGGGGGTTGATGCCGTGCCAGCCGTCGGCAGCTCGCTGCTCGCGTTCTACGTCGCCCGTGGCTCGCTGGGCGACGCGAGGAGGGTGTTCGACGGCTTTCATGTCAAGTCCGTGGGCTTGTCGAACAGGATGATGTCGGAGTACATCAAGGTTGGAGACGTCAAGTCGGCGCAGGAGTTGTTCGATGCAATGGTGGATAAGGACGTCGTGTCATGGAATTCGATGCTCGCTGCCTATGTCAAGGTGTCGGACATTGTGGCAGCAAAGGAGCTGTTTGCGACAATGGCAGTGAAGAACATCGTGTCATGGACAACGATGCTCAGGGCACTATCCGATGCAGGGGATTTCGTCGGCATGAGGAGCCTGTTCAACCGGATGCCTGAAAGGAACCTGGTGTCGTGGAACTGCATCCTCTCGAGTTACACTCGGCATGGGAGATTCCGGCAGGCCCTCCAGTTGTTTCCCAGGATGCTGCTTGAAGGATTCATCCCTGACAGCTTCACTGTTGTCTCGGTTCTATCGGCTTGTGAGAACTTGAGAAAGCTGAGGCTGGGCAGATGGATCCATGCCAACCTGGTGATTCCGGCGCTCCAGGTCCATGCTGAGGTTGGGACAGCCTTGGTTGAAATGTATGCCATGTGCGGCGATATTGCCCGTGCATTGGTTGTCTTCTTCAAGATGGACAGGAAGGATGTATTCTCCTGGAACGTTATGATCAGAGCACTCGCTGTGCATAGCAGAGCAGATGACGCCTTCAGGCTGTTTGATCTCATGAGGAAACAAGATTTCCGGCCCAACCATTTCACCTTCATGGGCGTCCTGCTGGCATGCAGGTACGGCTCTCTTGTTGACGAAGGGCGCAGGGTATTTGACATGATGCAGAGGGACTATGGCATTCGGCCCTCACTGCAGCACTACGGTTGCCTGATCGATTTGCTCTCCCACAACGGCCATGTCGACGAAGCAGTGACCGTGCTGCAGGGCATGCCTTGTCAACCTAATTCTGAAGTCTGGAGGGCACTGCTTGGCGGGTGCAGGATTCATGTTGGCCTCGGATCTGCCGAGAGGCCACGGCGAGTGTAA